From a single Vibrio toranzoniae genomic region:
- a CDS encoding bifunctional diguanylate cyclase/phosphodiesterase: MQTFTFLAHTEELFKSQFDQREWCDNKQYLIQLFSDQSSDVARGIASVALNHLNRATLIGQSARHVICDNTLKSACTLVIISEFNETNLTSTVQPFTGNLNHDSQVLASQLDLSKDTKAVISLCDQIEGRDYPIYSAFENLPYVFPIAGGLCQESEFGRWVLHNEQTYQHACVAVALTNPKLKVWSDAYSEWNPIGVKLRVTHAVGNRLYSLNDKPAIDVFKYYLADGKDLPFSQLMSFPLYRELGRKKEISTPRRINDDGSIEFDSPWHTGEEAQFCYNHPSLSAEKVRHGAEVLAMHQPESVIIYNCVSRLEFIDSKLELKPFEGIVDACGAYCMGELYRNEDRQEILHHSLTYIAMRESDEIKEFHSEDFQCGSTVSPLLNLVRNAVADLDSVNTQMEKKLHLQARKLTESYRIDSRTGLPNRIVLKERLNTITLTEHLLTLKLTNFHQVNEKYGYQVGDQLLLDLSNHFVDRLQLRVGKASQLKVELFSIGVGEWAIIFNASVDSVKIEQGFIEFADDIEHINFEPYGLTDIDYLSVSLCGGFASRCDFLTDTGDEILLKAIEARRYGVRNNTHITNAKDIQVSEEDRKEQLGWLSCVSRAILDQNIITYSQPIVASGTHEMIGQECLVRIMESDGTIVPPGKFLPMIADTHLYTRLSRHMIKNTIGYMADKQSPFSINLSPQDLLSDKTLEILEAAICGINDPTRLGLEVLESEQIKDYGRMIEVCDHFRALGARIIVDDFGSGYSNIDEIIKLEPQIIKLDGSLIRNIDKDKKQRKIAQQLVSLCHILNAKTVAEFVHNEQVCRIAEEMGVDYLQGYHFGEPQRLF, translated from the coding sequence ATGCAAACATTTACATTTCTCGCACATACTGAGGAGTTATTCAAATCTCAATTCGATCAGCGAGAGTGGTGTGACAATAAGCAATACCTTATTCAACTTTTCTCAGATCAATCCTCTGATGTTGCTCGTGGTATTGCGAGTGTCGCCTTAAATCATTTAAACCGTGCCACTTTAATCGGGCAGAGTGCTCGTCATGTGATCTGTGATAACACTCTCAAGAGTGCATGTACCTTAGTCATTATCAGTGAATTTAACGAAACAAATTTAACCTCTACCGTTCAGCCTTTTACGGGCAACCTCAATCATGACAGCCAAGTACTGGCTTCCCAGTTAGATCTATCTAAAGATACCAAAGCGGTGATAAGCCTGTGCGATCAGATTGAAGGTCGCGATTACCCTATCTATAGTGCTTTTGAAAACCTACCTTACGTATTCCCCATTGCTGGTGGGTTGTGTCAGGAAAGCGAATTTGGGCGTTGGGTTTTACATAACGAACAGACCTACCAACACGCTTGCGTAGCAGTGGCTTTGACTAACCCTAAACTGAAGGTGTGGTCGGATGCGTACTCTGAGTGGAATCCGATTGGGGTAAAATTGAGAGTGACTCACGCGGTGGGAAACCGCTTATATTCGCTGAATGACAAACCAGCTATCGACGTTTTCAAATATTATCTTGCTGATGGAAAAGACCTGCCTTTTAGCCAGTTGATGAGTTTTCCGCTCTATAGAGAGTTAGGCAGAAAGAAGGAAATCTCGACACCGCGGCGCATTAATGATGATGGCAGTATTGAGTTTGATAGCCCTTGGCATACCGGAGAGGAAGCGCAGTTTTGTTATAATCACCCATCTTTGAGCGCAGAAAAAGTTCGTCATGGTGCAGAGGTGCTTGCTATGCATCAACCTGAATCTGTGATCATTTATAACTGTGTATCTCGGCTGGAATTTATTGATAGTAAGCTTGAGTTGAAGCCATTTGAGGGGATAGTGGATGCGTGCGGTGCATACTGTATGGGGGAGTTATATCGTAATGAAGATCGCCAAGAGATACTTCACCACAGCCTCACCTACATTGCGATGCGCGAGTCGGACGAAATCAAAGAGTTTCACAGTGAAGATTTTCAGTGTGGCTCAACGGTGTCGCCACTGCTTAATCTTGTCAGAAATGCAGTCGCCGATCTCGATAGCGTGAACACTCAGATGGAGAAGAAACTTCACCTACAGGCTCGAAAATTAACGGAAAGCTATCGGATTGATTCTCGTACTGGCTTACCGAATCGTATTGTACTAAAAGAACGCCTCAATACGATTACTCTCACTGAACATTTGCTGACACTCAAGTTAACCAACTTTCATCAGGTTAACGAAAAATATGGTTACCAAGTAGGGGACCAGTTGTTACTCGATTTGTCCAATCACTTTGTTGATCGATTGCAGCTTCGTGTGGGTAAGGCGTCTCAATTAAAAGTAGAACTTTTCAGTATTGGGGTTGGCGAATGGGCGATCATCTTTAATGCGAGCGTTGATAGCGTGAAGATAGAGCAAGGTTTCATTGAATTTGCTGATGATATTGAACACATTAATTTTGAGCCGTATGGATTAACCGATATTGATTACCTGTCGGTTTCTCTGTGTGGTGGTTTCGCCAGTCGTTGCGACTTCTTAACCGACACGGGCGATGAGATTTTGTTAAAAGCGATTGAAGCTCGACGTTATGGGGTGCGTAACAATACCCATATTACTAACGCCAAAGACATTCAAGTCAGTGAAGAGGATCGTAAGGAACAACTAGGTTGGTTGAGTTGCGTAAGCCGAGCGATCTTAGATCAGAATATTATCACTTACTCACAACCTATTGTGGCATCGGGCACTCACGAAATGATTGGCCAAGAGTGTTTGGTCAGAATCATGGAATCAGATGGTACTATTGTCCCACCAGGTAAGTTTCTACCTATGATTGCTGATACGCATCTCTATACTCGACTTAGCCGACACATGATTAAGAACACAATAGGTTATATGGCGGATAAGCAGAGCCCGTTCTCGATCAACCTTTCCCCACAAGACTTGTTGAGTGATAAGACACTTGAGATTCTCGAGGCTGCCATCTGTGGCATCAACGATCCCACAAGACTTGGTTTAGAAGTTCTCGAGTCAGAACAGATCAAAGATTATGGCCGAATGATTGAGGTGTGTGATCACTTCCGTGCTCTCGGGGCGAGAATCATTGTTGATGATTTTGGTTCTGGCTATTCCAACATTGATGAGATCATAAAGCTTGAACCACAGATTATTAAGCTCGACGGTAGTCTGATTCGCAATATCGATAAAGATAAGAAGCAACGTAAGATAGCTCAACAACTCGTCAGCCTTTGTCATATCTTAAACGCTAAGACGGTAGCGGAGTTCGTACATAATGAACAGGTATGTCGAATAGCAGAGGAGATGGGGGTTGATTACTTGCAGGGTTACCACTTTGGTGAACCCCAGCGTCTGTTTTGA
- the yigB gene encoding 5-amino-6-(5-phospho-D-ribitylamino)uracil phosphatase YigB, which produces MRIYRGLKTIKAMTFDLDDTLYDNWPVIMKVEKEMAQWLNQKHPVSASLSQEEWQGVKQQVAAENPNLKHDVTVWRETQIKVGLLQLGYSQQQAEQAAREGIEHALWLRNQVDVPQETHRVMTELSQRIPLVAITNGNVDPHQIGLGQYFQRILKAGPDGRAKPYPDMFDKAQRDLACDAENILHVGDHLRTDVYGAKRSGFQACWFNDIGSSLYLSPKARVLPDVEIDQLSDLVRLI; this is translated from the coding sequence ATGCGAATTTATCGAGGGTTGAAGACCATCAAAGCGATGACCTTTGACTTGGATGACACCTTGTATGATAACTGGCCTGTGATAATGAAAGTAGAAAAAGAGATGGCGCAATGGTTGAATCAAAAACATCCGGTGTCGGCTTCTTTATCACAAGAAGAATGGCAGGGGGTGAAACAACAGGTCGCTGCTGAAAACCCCAATTTAAAGCACGATGTCACCGTATGGCGCGAGACTCAGATTAAGGTCGGCTTACTGCAGTTGGGTTATTCACAGCAGCAAGCAGAGCAGGCGGCTCGTGAAGGTATCGAACATGCATTATGGCTACGTAATCAAGTCGATGTCCCTCAAGAAACGCATCGAGTGATGACAGAACTTAGCCAACGTATTCCTTTGGTTGCGATTACTAATGGTAATGTGGATCCTCATCAAATCGGTTTGGGGCAGTACTTTCAACGAATCCTTAAAGCTGGCCCTGATGGCAGAGCTAAACCCTACCCAGATATGTTTGATAAAGCCCAACGAGACTTAGCGTGTGATGCTGAGAACATTCTTCATGTTGGCGATCATCTTAGAACCGACGTCTACGGTGCGAAGCGAAGTGGTTTCCAAGCATGCTGGTTTAATGACATTGGTTCCAGTTTATACCTATCTCCTAAGGCAAGAGTGCTACCTGATGTTGAAATAGACCAACTTAGCGATCTCGTGCGACTGATTTAA
- a CDS encoding COG3650 family protein, with amino-acid sequence MKVMKNPVTWLVAFALQGCVTAPDTPQQPEVPPATLDEPLSIQPQTFIMRGQVVVGHESRTFTPCGSQQQYWLDLSPELALEAQGLATRPYQALYGELIGHLTVPSQTGYNADFTARFVVDQVNILTAENPDRCDQPLRSTRVFGNEPFWSATFDKDQLKYTKMGEQPQRLNIKSSRTTPSTRDYQLEGQSAQGELNLTKESCSDGMSDSIYGWEAKLNLNDSKYNGCATVSNQDPTLDWSGLYFASSTQNSGFSINLELNDDHSAITTYSYSNGDPSIVEQGFWQQLNQNQVQVVMTRHQQQYLLSERIFTLDNGKLVAEKEKVGNVVYPIANGGLVLFEAKSKQAQVNATTNVDLAAKQINSSDQLDPKVDQAIREYFKINNTSPDNTKYRWLTYDLNGDGKEELFAQLDWCGSGGCTLLIFENHQDNWRFNSRVTLVKGDIRLGKTQNHGWQDLIFNVSGGGAEPAKHTLSYTGVSYPLNPSVAPVADDADISDVVLFADGVSPAQSGVKL; translated from the coding sequence ATGAAGGTAATGAAAAACCCAGTGACATGGCTAGTCGCATTCGCGCTACAAGGTTGCGTAACGGCGCCAGATACGCCGCAACAACCTGAAGTTCCACCAGCAACCTTAGATGAGCCACTCAGCATTCAACCGCAAACCTTCATCATGCGTGGTCAGGTTGTGGTTGGCCATGAGAGCCGAACCTTCACCCCTTGCGGTAGCCAGCAACAATACTGGTTAGATTTATCGCCAGAGCTAGCACTCGAGGCTCAAGGCTTAGCAACCAGACCTTATCAAGCCTTGTATGGTGAGCTCATCGGTCACCTAACGGTACCAAGCCAAACTGGATATAATGCCGACTTCACCGCGCGCTTCGTGGTTGACCAAGTCAATATCTTAACAGCAGAGAACCCTGATCGTTGTGACCAACCCTTGCGCTCTACTCGTGTGTTCGGTAATGAACCATTCTGGTCAGCGACCTTTGATAAAGACCAACTCAAATACACCAAGATGGGCGAACAGCCACAGCGACTCAATATCAAATCAAGCCGCACCACACCAAGCACTCGTGACTACCAACTAGAAGGTCAATCAGCGCAAGGCGAACTCAACCTGACGAAAGAGAGCTGTAGCGATGGCATGAGCGACTCTATCTATGGCTGGGAAGCGAAACTCAACCTTAATGACAGCAAGTACAACGGCTGTGCAACAGTATCTAACCAAGATCCTACGCTGGACTGGAGCGGACTCTACTTCGCAAGCTCAACCCAAAACTCAGGGTTCTCTATCAACCTAGAACTCAACGATGACCACAGCGCAATCACGACTTACTCGTACAGCAATGGTGACCCTTCGATTGTTGAACAAGGCTTCTGGCAGCAACTCAACCAAAATCAGGTTCAAGTAGTGATGACTCGCCACCAGCAACAATACCTGCTCTCTGAGCGTATCTTCACGCTCGATAACGGTAAGCTGGTCGCTGAGAAAGAGAAAGTAGGCAATGTCGTCTACCCGATAGCCAATGGTGGGCTGGTATTGTTTGAAGCCAAAAGCAAGCAGGCGCAAGTGAACGCGACCACAAACGTTGATCTAGCTGCAAAGCAGATCAATTCGAGTGATCAACTTGATCCAAAAGTCGACCAAGCGATCCGCGAATACTTTAAGATCAATAACACCTCACCAGACAATACTAAGTATCGCTGGTTAACCTACGACTTAAATGGCGATGGTAAAGAAGAACTGTTTGCCCAGCTCGATTGGTGTGGCTCTGGTGGCTGTACACTGCTTATTTTTGAGAATCATCAAGATAACTGGCGCTTCAATAGTCGAGTAACATTGGTTAAGGGCGACATACGCTTAGGTAAGACTCAAAATCACGGATGGCAGGATCTGATCTTCAATGTCAGCGGCGGCGGAGCAGAACCCGCGAAACACACTCTGTCTTACACTGGGGTTAGCTACCCACTCAACCCAAGCGTCGCGCCAGTCGCCGATGACGCTGACATCAGCGACGTGGTGTTATTTGCTGATGGCGTCTCACCAGCACAAAGCGGAGTTAAGCTATAA
- a CDS encoding DUF484 family protein, giving the protein MSYVEADALTAEVVAEYLRDNPDFFQDRKDLVDRLAINNVEQGAVSLVEVQLKRQRHRIEELEEEITGLMSLAANNDKTFYEFMDLQVQVLKCNDFMQVIKTVEQKALDLGLKAYIRVLSQTGFYQLNEERYSKFCWNHFNGKDAYLGRLRKADRQDLFGNFQVPELGSYVVLPLAKQSPLGLLAFSSEDGGHFQPYMDTLFLRHLALVVAHLADTLPWQINNEPRAQSTSS; this is encoded by the coding sequence TTGTCTTACGTTGAAGCCGACGCACTCACCGCAGAAGTGGTCGCGGAATATTTACGTGATAACCCAGATTTTTTTCAAGATAGGAAAGATTTGGTTGATCGCCTTGCTATCAATAATGTTGAGCAGGGCGCTGTTTCCTTAGTTGAAGTCCAGCTAAAACGACAACGTCATAGAATCGAAGAGCTCGAAGAAGAGATCACTGGCCTGATGTCGCTGGCGGCGAATAACGATAAAACTTTCTATGAGTTTATGGATCTTCAAGTCCAAGTACTGAAGTGCAACGACTTCATGCAGGTGATTAAAACCGTTGAACAGAAGGCATTGGATTTAGGCCTTAAAGCTTATATTCGAGTGCTTTCTCAAACTGGTTTCTATCAGCTTAATGAAGAGCGTTATTCGAAGTTTTGTTGGAATCATTTTAACGGTAAAGATGCTTATCTAGGGCGCTTGAGAAAAGCAGACAGACAAGATTTGTTTGGTAATTTTCAAGTGCCAGAGCTAGGCTCTTATGTAGTACTACCACTTGCTAAGCAGTCTCCGTTGGGGTTGCTCGCCTTCTCTAGTGAAGATGGTGGTCATTTCCAACCGTATATGGATACGCTATTTTTACGCCATTTAGCGCTTGTCGTTGCGCATTTGGCGGACACCTTACCTTGGCAGATAAATAATGAGCCTAGAGCCCAAAGCACCTCTTCCTAA
- a CDS encoding tRNA-uridine aminocarboxypropyltransferase: MSNQQACGGCGFTHQCICHRIPSVESQTDLVLLTHENELSRDTNTGKLLQQSLKQCESFMWQRKTPPADLIALLEDETRQPFLLFPSEESMECQQAVLNEASDQKPLFIILDGTWQEAKKMLNKSPWLKTIPQVHLDITSESSYTLRRNQDSGHLCTCEVGVELLKALGEEEPARLIDDYYQHYLKVFQADKCGHSLK, from the coding sequence ATGAGTAATCAACAAGCTTGCGGTGGTTGTGGCTTCACTCATCAATGTATTTGTCATCGTATACCAAGTGTCGAAAGCCAAACTGATCTTGTACTGCTGACTCATGAGAATGAACTGTCGCGCGACACCAATACCGGGAAGCTGCTGCAACAATCGCTTAAGCAGTGCGAGTCGTTCATGTGGCAACGAAAGACACCACCTGCCGATTTAATAGCATTACTTGAAGATGAAACACGACAGCCTTTTCTGTTGTTCCCAAGTGAAGAGAGTATGGAGTGTCAGCAAGCGGTATTGAACGAAGCTAGTGACCAAAAACCATTATTCATCATCTTGGATGGCACATGGCAAGAAGCGAAGAAGATGCTCAACAAGAGCCCGTGGTTAAAAACCATTCCTCAGGTTCATCTCGATATTACCAGCGAATCCTCCTATACCCTACGCCGCAATCAAGACAGCGGTCATCTGTGTACCTGTGAGGTAGGTGTCGAACTGCTCAAAGCACTAGGTGAAGAAGAACCTGCAAGGCTGATTGACGATTACTACCAACATTACCTCAAAGTATTCCAAGCGGATAAGTGTGGTCACTCACTCAAATAG
- the xerC gene encoding tyrosine recombinase XerC — protein sequence MSLEPKAPLPNRLQTPLSRFYEYLRSEKGLSLHTQRNYKQQLETMAAHLVTLGLKDWGQVDAAWVRQLASKGMREGMKASSIATRLSSLRSFFDFLVLRGEMTANPAKGVSAPRKQRPLPKNLDVDEVGQLLEVSGDDPLSIRDRAMMEVMYGAGLRLAELVSINLKDVLGRQGEIRVVGKGDKERKAPFSGLAKEWVDKWLKVRGELASPGETALFVSKLGTRISHRSVQKRMEEWGKKQSVASHISPHKLRHSFATHVLESSQNLRAVQELLGHENISTTQVYTHLDFQHLAQAYDQAHPRARKKNKG from the coding sequence ATGAGCCTAGAGCCCAAAGCACCTCTTCCTAATCGTCTTCAAACTCCACTTTCTCGCTTTTATGAGTACCTTAGAAGCGAGAAGGGGCTTAGCCTACACACTCAACGTAATTACAAACAACAGCTTGAAACTATGGCCGCACATTTGGTCACGCTCGGGCTGAAAGATTGGGGGCAAGTGGACGCGGCGTGGGTAAGACAACTTGCCAGCAAAGGCATGCGTGAAGGTATGAAAGCGAGCAGTATCGCAACACGCTTGTCTTCACTACGTAGCTTCTTTGATTTCCTTGTGTTGCGTGGCGAAATGACCGCCAACCCTGCCAAAGGGGTCTCAGCACCTCGCAAGCAGCGCCCTCTACCCAAAAACCTCGATGTCGACGAGGTTGGTCAGTTGCTTGAAGTGAGTGGAGACGACCCATTATCGATTCGTGACCGAGCTATGATGGAAGTGATGTATGGTGCGGGGTTACGATTGGCGGAGTTGGTCAGCATCAATCTAAAAGATGTGTTGGGTCGACAGGGTGAAATTCGCGTGGTTGGTAAAGGCGACAAAGAACGCAAGGCGCCGTTTTCTGGTTTAGCCAAAGAGTGGGTCGATAAATGGCTCAAGGTTCGCGGAGAATTGGCTTCGCCGGGCGAAACTGCACTGTTTGTTTCTAAACTAGGAACGCGAATCTCTCATCGTAGCGTGCAAAAGCGCATGGAAGAGTGGGGCAAGAAGCAATCTGTGGCGAGCCACATAAGCCCTCATAAACTTCGCCACTCGTTTGCAACGCATGTGCTTGAGTCTAGCCAGAACCTTCGAGCTGTCCAAGAGCTGTTGGGGCACGAAAATATCTCGACTACTCAAGTTTATACCCACTTAGACTTCCAACACTTAGCCCAAGCGTACGATCAAGCTCACCCAAGAGCACGTAAGAAGAACAAAGGTTAG
- the dapF gene encoding diaminopimelate epimerase, which yields MHFHFSKMHGLGNDFMVVDCITQNIFFSPDLIRRLADRHTGVGFDQLLVVEAPYDPETDFHYRIFNADGSEVEQCGNGARCFARFVRMKGLTNRYSINVSTKKGKMALKIEDNDQITVNMGVPEFEPSKIPFKAKQSEKTYILRTDEHTLFCGAVSMGNPHVVTVVDDVDTADVETLGPLLESHERFPERVNAGFMQVVDREEVRLRVYERGAGETQACGSGACGAVAVGIIQGLLAENVKVRLPGGDLHISWQGPGKPLFMTGPATHVFDGQLSC from the coding sequence ATGCACTTCCACTTTTCTAAAATGCATGGTTTGGGCAATGATTTCATGGTCGTGGACTGCATTACTCAAAATATCTTCTTTTCTCCAGATTTGATCCGTCGTTTGGCGGATCGTCACACTGGTGTGGGCTTTGATCAACTGCTTGTGGTTGAGGCTCCTTATGATCCAGAAACTGATTTCCATTACCGCATATTTAATGCGGATGGCAGTGAAGTGGAACAGTGTGGTAATGGCGCTCGTTGCTTTGCACGATTCGTTCGAATGAAAGGTTTAACGAATAGGTACAGCATCAACGTGAGCACCAAGAAAGGTAAAATGGCTCTTAAGATTGAGGATAATGACCAGATCACCGTCAATATGGGTGTGCCTGAGTTCGAACCTAGCAAGATTCCCTTTAAGGCAAAGCAGTCAGAGAAGACGTATATCCTAAGAACGGACGAGCACACTTTATTCTGCGGCGCTGTGAGTATGGGTAACCCACATGTCGTCACGGTTGTTGATGATGTGGACACTGCTGATGTTGAAACGCTAGGTCCACTTCTTGAATCACATGAACGTTTCCCTGAGCGTGTGAATGCTGGCTTTATGCAAGTGGTTGACCGTGAAGAGGTTCGCTTGCGTGTGTACGAACGTGGTGCAGGTGAAACTCAAGCATGTGGCAGCGGTGCATGTGGCGCGGTTGCGGTTGGTATCATTCAAGGCTTGCTGGCTGAGAATGTGAAGGTTCGTTTACCTGGCGGTGACTTACACATTAGTTGGCAAGGCCCGGGTAAGCCTCTGTTTATGACAGGCCCTGCAACACATGTGTTTGATGGTCAACTTTCTTGTTAA